A region of the Phaenicophaeus curvirostris isolate KB17595 chromosome 10, BPBGC_Pcur_1.0, whole genome shotgun sequence genome:
TCTGCGCCGCGCTGCCTgcgggcagggagggcagcttGAACGCAGCCAAGTCACTCAGGGCGTTCCAGCCAAGCAGCAGCACCAGACTTAGGCAGCCCAGCCCTCAGGGATCCCTGCCCAGACGCAGGAAAGGTACAAAGCAGCGCAGGGACACCCAGCTCTGCTTGGGACGAAGGAGCTTGCTTAGCTTCTGGCCCTGCGTGGCGGCTAGAACCCACCTGCCCGGGCAAGGACAGAGACCGAAGGcgtggaggaggggaagaggggctgggaggggtcAGCAGACAGTGCCAGGGCAGGCAGCATCGCAGCTGGGATGATGCAAAGTGAAGGATGGGGAAGTCTTGTTGTCCGAGGTGAGCACCATCACGGCCAGGCTGTGGCTCCCTGCTCGAGGGGCCCCTCAGCATCCCACACCCTGCTTGCTGCATCAGGCAGGGGATGAGCACAGAGGCTGCTCTGGAGgaagaggggctggggacagggagaagCCATCGGAGGTCACCCAGAGGGatgccctgctgcagagcaaggaCCGTGCAAAGCACAGCAGGACAGGGGGATGCGCAGCACGTGGGGCAATGCCAGCCTGTCCCAATCACTAAGGGCAGCTGACACAAAGACAGGGGCTTCGTGTTCCTTGGCTCCATGGGGAAGGGACGCCTCACTAGCACATCTCCTCTCAGGCTTCATTAGGTGCTTTCATCTTCATGAGCTCAACGTGGCTCTTCTTCCTACAGCCGTAGACCACCAGTGCCACGAGGGCAACGAGCAGGGCCACACACAGCAGCACAACGACTGCCACCACCACCCCACTCTGCACTCGCGTCATCCCCCACCACcccctctcttcttcctcctcctcctccttctcctcttggGGAGACACCGGCAGCCCCACGGGGGGCTCCGTCCAGGCACCCTCTGGCAACGCTGCCTCCGAGGGATGATGCGGGAGCAGGGTGCGGGGATCGGGGGAGGCAGTCGAGGACTGGGGGCTAAAGAGCTGGTCCTGTAGCAGCCCCGTGATGGGGGTGCCCCgcagggcagggggctgggCACAGAGAGGGGGTGTCTCGCCCACCTTCTGGGGGTTGTCctccagccagctctgcagggacacGATGCCCTCATCGCAGCGCCAGGAGTTGTTGTGCAGCTTCACCTCCCGCAGGGCTGCCAGTGGGGAGAAGATGCCAGCAGGCAGGTACTCCAGGGTGTTGGCGTGCAGCTGCAAGTGCCGCAGCCCCGGGGTGGCCTTGAAGAGACCCCGTGGCAGCACCTGCAGCTGGTTGTGGTGCAGGGAGAGGTTCTGCAGCTTGGGCAGCCCCTCCAGCACCTGGGCATCCAAGCGGCGCAGGGCATTGGAGTGCAGCgacagctccagcagctcccccaAGCCCCGAAAAGCCCCTGGTGCTACTGAGCGCAGTCGGTTCTTGCTGAGGACGAGGAGCTGCAGTTGGGTGAGGTTGCTGAAGACGGCATCAGGGAGGGTGGAGAGTTCATTCTCGTAGAGCCACAGCTCCCGCAGGTCAGGCATGGGCCCAAAGGCACTGGGGGAGATGTCCCGCAGGCGGTTGACGTGCAGGGTAATCTTGGCAAGGGCATGCAGAGGCAAGAAGACACCGCTTGGCAGGGTAGCAAGGAGGTTGTTGGACAGGTAGAGTTTCTGGAGGTTCCTGTTGTGGACAAAGAGCTCCGCAGACAGCGTCTCCAGCTGGTTCTggtgcagccccagctcctgcagctccggCAGCCCATCGAAGGCACCCGCAGGGATCTGCCTGAGCCGGTTCTCATAGAGCCGCAGCACCTGCAGCCGCGCCAGCCGCTCAAAGGCTCGGGGCGGCAGGCGGTCAATGTTGTTCCTGGCCAGGTTGAGCTTGGTGAGGCTGGTGAGCTGGTCAAACACCCCCTCCTTCAGCTCTTGCAGGTTGTTCCcgtgcagctgcagctccttgaGGTTGCTCAGGTGGGCAAAGTGTGCAGGCTCAACTTGGATGATCTGGTTACTGGAGAGAAGCAGCgactccagcttgtccaggggCTGGAAGACCTGCACGGGGAGATTCTGAAGCTTGTTGCTGGCCAGGCTGAGGTAGCGCAGGTCGGGTAGGTGCTGGAAGGCCCTGGGGCTGATGCGCGTCAGGTTGTTCTTCTCAATGCGCAGCCCAATCAGCAGAGAGGCGTTGCCGAAGGACGCGTCTCCCAGCTCGGTGATGCGCGTGTTGATGATCTGTAGGGTCATGGCAtttgcagggatggggctggggaccgCAGTGATGCTGGCACCCGTGCACTCTACCTGGGCCGTGCGGACACATTGGCACAGCTCTGGACACTGGCCATCAGCCAGCTGgactcccagcagcagcagcagggaccacCACCAGCCTCCCCACTCCATTGGGCCTGCAGCAAAAACAAAGGAGGGGGGGCTAAAGCTCTACAATTTCCCAGCTGCCCTGCCAGGGGTGGGTGCTGCTTTCTCCCTCGAAAGGGCCACCGAGTGTGTGGTCACTCTGTGCCCCTAGCACGGCAGCGAGGCAGAGAATGGCAGGCGAGGAAGGCTGGGGGCAGGCAGATCTGGACACAGACCAGGCAGGAGCACAGAACAGGACAGAGCCGGGGGCTGCGGCGCCCGACTGCGACACCACAGCTATTAGTGGCATCCCTGACATCCCCCTCACTcggctcctccagcagccaggaGCGTGGTGGTTTCCTGTTGTTCAGGGAGCTTCTACCAGCGGTGCTGGCCTCCTGGCACCACCAAACAGCCAAGATCTTCACCAGAGTCAGCCCGTGGCACCCACAGCTGAATGTGTCCTAGGGATGCTGGGTGGAGGCAGGAAGAAAGATGCCCCCAACCCCAGCATCACTGAGCGCTGTTCTGACTGTGCCCAGCAGCAGACAGCTCTGAGCTCCGATCACAGAGCCAAGAGCAGCGCTGGCACCCACTGCCTGGGCATGAATTAACTCCACTCCTGCAAGAGCCTAGGTCAACCAggacctctgccagctcccccAGCTGAGGCTTGGTATGGAGGTGGCTCTGTCTGCGCTCCATCCCCAGCAGAAGGTCTCAACCCTTGCCAATTTTGGCTACGAGAGCAGCAGGGTGTCTGGCGCGGGTACCTGTGTGCAGGGTAGTCCCAGGGGTAGTGCCTGGGCAAGCCCTGGAGCCCAGCGGGAGCAAGGGCTTTACAGCGAGTTACTCCACCGCTCCACAAGCACAGCCAGCACAGAcaccctctcctctctcctctggtCCAGGAGCTTTCCCCTCTCCGCAGATCAAagctgcagcctgtgccaggaTGGCAAGGAGTGGCTCCCACTAACAGCCTTGAGTGGCACAAGGGAAAGACAAACCCCACAGCTCAGcaagactcgatgatccagtgggtctcttccaacctggttattctatgattctatgaaatcccaCAGCGCAGCGGTCTGGGCACAGCGTCCTGGCTGGCACAGCACCCGAGGTGCTGTGGGCACAGCTCCTGGCCCCATTTCAGGCTCCTTCCAGGCAACACGCTTGCTCTttggtggggagggaggaaccTTCCACAAGCCAGCACAGTTTGTTTTCCATATGGAAACAATCTGCATCCAAGAACAGCTTTGTTTATAGCAAGCCATTTATAAACTTCCCCAAAAAGCTCTGCACATCAAAAGCCTCGCTCATGTCACTCCCTCATAAGGCAGCTCAGAGAGCATCCAAGCTGGAGCACCCCTCAGGAAAGGCAGCTGCAAACAATttatctcctctttttttctaggGACAAAAAGTTTACAGACCAAGGAGCTGAATATTCCCTACTGCTCAGCCCCTCAGCATCCCACTGCTCCTAATTTCAGCCCCCCTAAATGTTACATTCtcctctttgattttctttatggATTTTTCTTCACGATACCTTATTTAGGTAACCATTTCAGCTCCCACAATTCCCAAGTGGTCCGAGTTAGTTGGAGAACCCTTGTTAGACAGACATTTCCATCAAATCAAAAGATGCTGAACATGCACATCCCGCCACCACCCCTCAGAGCTGCCCCAGGAGTTGCCCAGGCTGTGCTTGCAGGGGCTGTAGTGGAGAGGAGACTTACCCGAGTGTCCTGCAGCCACGAGCGCCGAGCAAGTACAGCTCTGTGCTGGCAAGAGAGCTGAGTGTGGTTCATGCTTCCCCTCCCAGTATATAACCCGTCCAAATCAATGAATCAGCACAGGGGCAGTGTCGGGGTTAGGGAAAAcgctggagcagagctgcttccAACTCCTCTTTCCTCGACAAACAGAGCAAACATCTCGAGGATGGAGTTCTGGGTTTCCCTCTCCTGAACCCCAGGGCTTGTTTGAAGACAACCAGACAGCGCAGTGAACATGCTGCTCCTGTCAGCCGGCACCCAGggagcagctcagccccaggaGCCTCCCTGGTGGGACACTAGTGGGTGCCCCAGCCTGCAGGGGCAGGTGAGGCTCAGCCAGGCCCCTAGGCACGATCCTGCCCTTTGCTGGCACACATTCACACTCCAGGGCATTGTCTTGGCTCCCCAGTTACAGTACCTGAGTGTGTCAGGACCTCTGGCTGTGCCCCAGCCCAGAGCTGGCAGCGCAGGCAGCCCCCGGCACTACTGTGCTTGTCTGGGATCACGGCTCTTGCTCAGTCCCCCCGCCGACTGATGAAAAAGGGCAAGGAACCAAAAAGCACCCACTCCAGGGTTCTTGGCACCCCAAGCAGGGGCCAGTGGCATTGCTAGTGCCAGCCGGAGGCCAGGCTGCTACAGAGAGTCCTCAGCAAGCCAGAGTATCTCCCACCAGCACCGTCCTGCCTGCGGATGCTGAGAAAGCCCCTTGGCATTGATCGCAGGCAGCCTTGCAACCCCAAAGCGGCACACGCTGCATCTCCCAGGGCTGCCactgctgggctgcagcccGTTTGCTGCTGACACGCGGGTGATGAGACCTGCACCCGGCAGCGTTTGGGAAGCAGGGAACAAGCCCGTCATCTTCACTTGTTCAGGGGCATCTGCCGCCACCCCTCCAGCCCACATGGGTGCATTGGGTGCCCTCGGTCACCGCTGCCCAGCTCGAGACCCCCCTCACCCACCTCTCCTGGGCAGCTCCGGTCCAGCAGCCTCCAGGAACAGATGTTCCGGAcgaagcagctgaggaaaggcAGCATGCGTGGTCTTGTGGGGCTTCCTGGAGCTGGAGTAGCCCCGTGCTAACCACGGGGCAGCTGGAATTTCCCTGACCGCACCTAATCCCATCTCAGCCCACCCATGTTTCCGCTGGCCTCGGCGGCCCCTGCTCAGGTCCCAGCCAGGGCTAAGGAGCTGCTGGAGATAGGAACAGCCCAGGGCGGCTGCCGGAGAGTGGGAGGAAGGCTGACTCCATCCCTGTGCCACAGCATGTTGAGGCAGGACAGGGCCCTGCAAAGCAGAGCTCAGACCAGGATAAACAACAAActgcagggacacagagggggCTTCCCAGTGAGACTCTAAGGAAGGTGACTGGGACCATGGGAAGagtggagggaaagggaaaccCAGCTGGATGTAGCCACCAGTGATACCTCGGATAGCATGGGGGGTGCTGGATGGTCACAGACCCCTTCCCAGCTGGGGACCAAGCACCAGGGCTGGGGCTACCTCCTGACACATCTCCTGCCTGCCCCTGGGGCAAAGCCCAGGGACTTGGGCACTGAGAAGagacattttcacagaatcacacggaatcacagaatcactaggttggaaaagacccactggatcatcgagtccaaccattcccatcagtcactaaaccatgcccctcagcacctcatccactcatcccttaaacacctccagggaaaatATCACCCCTGAGTGCTTTACTCACACACTATTGACACAGTAGACTTACCCAGTGTCGTGATTCCCGAAATAACCTCCCCTTTTCTTGACAGCAATGCAGCTGGAGGTCAGGCAGCGGGCTTGGGAGCTGCccactccctgcagccttggCACAAGAACAGGATTCTCATGGCCTTATCACACTCTTATCAATGGCTCTGTCTGCCCGCCACcagtgccagcactgctgggctcCTGTCTGCTCTGACTCATACCAGAAGCACAGAGCTTTTCAGTAAGGCAGCACAGAAATGAAACCCCAGCACTTCCGAAAAACCACTAACCCAAACCCAGTCTGACAGAGGAATGTTGGGCTCAGCTCCTTCCAAGCAGTGCTGCCCCAGTAGGGAGCAGGATGCAGTGGTGGGTACCCTTAAACTCCCTGCCCCCAGGACAGGGGGATCAGGCACTGGTGAcactgctcctcaaatcctgcattcagctctgggcccctcaccacaagaaggactttgaggctctggagcgagtccagagaagagcaacgaagctggtgagggggctggaaaacaggctttatgaggaacggctgagagagctgggggtgttcagcctggagaagaggaggctgaggggagacctcattgctctctacaactacctgaaaggaggttgtggagaggagggagctgggagggtgctggcctcttctcccaagtgacaggggacaggatgagagggaatggcctcaagctccaccaggggaggtttaggctggacattagaaaaacgtttttcatggaaagggtcattgagcactggaacaggctgcccagggaggtggttgattcaccttccctggaggtgtttaaggcacgggtggacgaggcgctgaggggcatggtttagtatttgataggaatggttggactggatgattcAGTAggtctccaacctggtgattctatatgACCATGCAGAGCACTTGAACTTTCAGAGGAGCCCAGGTAACAGCCCTGCCAAAGACCCAGCCGCTTCTACCCAGGCCTCAGAAACCGTGTCTGTCCCCTGGCTGGAAAGGAAGAGACTGTTTTCAAGACATCTGTAGAAATAATGCAAGGCTGAGTAACATCACAAGCCCGCGCACAGCGCTCAGGAGCGGCTCCTTCTCTGCTGCCAAGGTGAGCACACAGGAGCTTGCCCCATGCTCCACGCAAGGGCGAGAAGCTGGGGTGGAAGGCAGGGAAATGGAGCTGTGGACCCACACTGCACATCTGGAGGGGAGAGGCAGCTCCCAGAGGCAGCGTGTGGATATTATTGAGGGCGAGATAAACATTCTGCAAAGGGAGGCTGCTCTGCGTAGCTGCGGGCTCACACGGTGCTGGGTGGAGCAGAGCAAGCCTCGTGCTGTAGGAAAGCCCTGGAGTCCACGTGGGCAAGAGGAAGGCTGAACCCCCTAGAAGAGGCTTGGGATGCCACGGAGTCACTGCTGTGTCCCTACACATCCAAGGGGACAGTGGAGCCCAAGGGTGGGCACCTGCCAGCCCCTGCGCCCCTGGCAGCAAAACCAGTCCCAGATGGGCTGGAGAGGtacctccttcccccagagaCCCCAGCCCTCCTCGCTGTCTCTGATCCAAACATGCCTGGTTTACTTATTCCTCACCAAAGGCAGTGGCCAAACGCTGCTGTCCAGGGAAAAGCAAGAGCTCATggtcctgccccacagcccaggCGCTGCCGGCAGTCGCAGCCCAGTCTGGAGGTGCCTCTGCACCTAAAAGCTCCTGGCACTTTCTAAGGGAATTCCTGCACATGCTACTGAGCTCACTGGAGGGCTGGAGGTCCTGTGGCAAGGGGTCTCAACCAGCCCTGGCTGGGGCtcctggaggctggcagagccAGAAGCAGGCGACCCTGGGTGATGCCATACCACTTGCATTTAACACAGTCTgggttcccagcccccccaccACTCCTGTCCATCCTGTTACCTCTTGCGCAAGCCCCGTACCAAGCTCAACACCCAAAATGAAGGTCTCAGGAGCTCCAGAACAGCAGCATCCCCCATTTTTTGGGGAGGTCAACCTCATTCCTGGGCAGTGGGACAGTCCCAGGCCTGCCTGTGCTGGCACTGCTCCAGCACATCCCCACAGCCAGGCTGATGAGCACAGCGAAGCCAAACAGCTCTGAATCACCAAGGGACTCAAGACAGCTTGGAAAAATTCATGTAATTGCTAAAATTAGCAGCTTGTGGGCTTGGCCGGGAGAGCGCATTGCTCATCTGCCAAACAGCTGAGCGGGCTCACCCACACGACACTGCTGCACGGCCCCGCAGTCCTGCTTCTCCCCAGCTCTCGCCTCAGCCCTTGCTCCCCACACACCTCTGCATCCCAGCTAAATTGGCACCCTTTGGAGGAGCAGGAGGTCCCCAGGTCCCGCTGCTCTCCACAGCGCAGGGCTGAGGCTCCCTCTGTTACTTTGCACGGCTGCAAAGCTCACGATGCTACAAGAAACCCCCATGGTGGCCCCTCATGCTCACAGCTGGCCCAGGGCATCAGGCCAAGACCTGCTCTGCTGAAGCGGAGGAGGAGGGTGGAAGGCTGGGGTCTCTCGGTGCTCCAGCACAGGGGGAAGACTTCTAGGCCTGAGCTCTGTGGTAGGACATGCTGGCCCAAGCCACAGCTGAGGAGTGAAGGAAGGTGCATTGTCACCTAGGGGCTGGTGCTGGgacacccacccacccaccacACAGAGGCACtagcagccccttccccaccatACTACTCCCCACCGTATTTTGAGGAGCCCAAACAAGAGATTTAGAGACCGTGGAATTTTCAGCTCCCTGCTTGAGGTGTGCAGGGTTAGGGCTGCTGCTCATGGCCAGATGATGTCCCATCTACACCTGGAACAAGGAATGGGGACAGGTCCTGCCTTCCCTGGGGAAGCACATGTGCAGGGTGGGAGCTttgggaagaagcagcagccccAGTCTCTCCAgaccagaatcatagaatcacagaatcaccaggttggaaaagacccactagatcatcgagtccaaccattcccatcaatcactaaaccatgcccctcagcacctcatccacccgtcccttaaacacctccagggaaggtgactcaaccacctccctgggcagcctctgccagtgcccaatgaccctttacatgaaaattgtttcctaatgtccagcttaaacctcccctgctggagcctgaggccattccctcttgtcctgtcccctgtcacttgggagaagaggccagcaccctcctctccacaacctcctttcaggtagttgtagagagcaatgaggtctcccctcagcctcctcttctctaggctaaacaaccccagctccctcagccacagGCAGCAGAGATGGCCATCAGGATAAAGTCCACCCAAGCACCAGCATGAGAACCACCACAAAACCTCTTGGAGCTCAAGGAAAACAGTATTTAGGAACTCGAGCACCAGTGAGACTTGCCTGGCCAGCAGGACCGTCTCCTCCAGGCTCAGCCCTGGCCTGAGCCCCAGCCCCAAGcattagcagcagcagcacgcAGGGCTTGGCAGAAGCTCAGGGCAGCACTAGGCGGGGAGGAATGTGGTGCTCGCAGCCAAGTCCGCCTGGAGATAATCTGAAGCGGAAAGAGCTTGTCCAATGGATGCTGCAAGAGGAGGGAAGGACCAGCTGGAGGGGGAGGCAAAGGCCACGGTCATCCCTGCTCATGGACTGTGAGGTGTTTGCTGGACCATCTTCCCCAGTTTTCCATCTCCATAACGCCAGCCGTGGCAGCAGGGAGCGCCCCACGGACCTCCTCCTGACCCCCCAAGGGGAAAAGTGCCCTCTCTGTCCCTGGTGCCCAGCAGAGGAGTGCACAACAGGCTGtggagctgcagccagctcttgccagctccctgctctgggCTTTTTTAATCTAGAGAGACAcaaaggcagagctggaagCCTGGCATGTCAGAGAGAAACAAGAGTCTACGGCAGCAATTGCGCAAGAGGCACTGAGCCCAGTGGCATGATGACCAGGTGCTGCCCATCCCACAGCGAAAAGCAGGACTCAGACTCATCCACCGCGTGCCAGGCACGAGGCTTTGCCAGGGTGCATCTGCCCACAAACACCCAGGAGGGAAGAGGACGTGAGCCCAGACTCCATCTAGGAAAATGGAGTCATAACACGTCTGTAGCCTGCCCATCTCTGGATGAAACGGGGGCAAAGCAGGAGCTTTGAGCCTCTTGATCACTTTGAGAGTCTGTAAacactcccagccccagccttgGCCCGCAGCTACGTGCCTTTGGCTGCATCTCCTCCCAACTATTCCGTCATCCCTACAAAATGCCGTGTTGTGATATCCCAGCTGCTGAATCAGCTCCCCCAGGAGATGTACCCTGGTCAGGAGCCTGGAGGAGACATGGCCAATTCTCCATGATGTCAGGCAGAGGATCTCAGAGTTCCTGCCTTTGTAGCCAGTACGCTCCCAGGCATCTTCTCCAAGCACAGCTGTCATCACCAGCCTTCTTTTTGCCACCAGGAGAGggaggattcgaggtgcaggcTCCAGTCTTGCTGTTACgtgctggggctgagctgtATTTAGTAGGCAACTTACCTGAGCTCACTCCCTTCTGCAAGCAGCAACAAGGGCCCTCCCAGCAACTACTGGCTGAGGTGACACAGAAAGTCCAGAGATGCAGGGGACACGAGCACAGTACACGGGCTGGTGCCTTGCAgtgttcctgcagcagctgggaaatAGGCAGAGCTGTACTTATAGCAGCAATTACTTCCCTCCTTGCCACCTTGGATTCTGTGCATTCAAGTCTCAACAAGTGAAGGAGAAAGATACCGAAATGACATCAGGCTGAAAACACGCTGCCTACCCCCATGGCCAGGTTTGGGGGCCAGAGCTCCCACTGCTCCTGGATTTCCCAAACCAGAGAGGGACCTTGGGAAACCACTATAGAAACAAGCATTGGAAGGAACAGAGAGAGCTACAGAAGACCCTTGGCTAGCCTGCACTGGCGCCGTAACCCAAGAGCTCCCAATTAGGATGAGGTCCCAGAGGCAGCACCTGGACTTGGAAGCCTGGTTAACATGCAGGGCTATTAAACATGAAGCTGCATCCTGTACAATAGCCAAGGGCGTGGAACAGATTCCTTCAGACACTGAGTGCAGACGTGCTTTGCATCCACCctttccccagcagcagggacccCCTTGGACCAGGGATTAGGTTTCTCCAACCTTTCCCAGCACACTGTGCCCCTCCACGTTCAGCCTCGTTGCAAACGTTGGACGTGGAGGTGTGGGCTGCAGGGGCCGGGAAGAACTTTGCCAAGACACTAGTGATGACAAGTCCTTGGTGTCCTGGGAGGGCAGCAAGACAAATGCTGCCCAGAGAGAGGGTCTGAGGTGCAGCTGCACTTTTCCCAAGGAGCCTCCTGGCTGCCTGCCAGAGCCACCATCACGCTGACCTGGAAGACTGTCCCTTCTCCCGAAAAAATGGGGAAGGGATATGAATAAGCATGTCCTTAGATTTCCCATGCCAGGGAATTTTGCGGGAAGGACTGAGCTGTTCTGGGCAACAAACAATGAATCAGAGGCAGCTCAAAACAGGACAACTCAGAGGAAGTGTTAGTACAACACCCTGGGCCCTTATTGCTCCAGCCTTTTGTTGTCTGCTGACTTCACTTCCCCATCTGGCTCAAGCGTGGGGAAAGCCCGATGACAACATGTAAAGACAAATCATCTTCCTCTGAGCACTTGAGTGCACGCAGCCGTGTGCCAAAGCCCCCACGTGCCCGAGCTCTGCGTCTGTGGAACAGGAGccaaaggagcagcagagacccAGCTGGCCCCGCTGCAGGGCTTGGAAaggtggcagctgc
Encoded here:
- the LRRC15 gene encoding leucine-rich repeat-containing protein 15 isoform X2, with the translated sequence MEWGGWWWSLLLLLGVQLADGQCPELCQCVRTAQVECTGASITAVPSPIPANAMTLQIINTRITELGDASFGNASLLIGLRIEKNNLTRISPRAFQHLPDLRYLSLASNKLQNLPVQVFQPLDKLESLLLSSNQIIQVEPAHFAHLSNLKELQLHGNNLQELKEGVFDQLTSLTKLNLARNNIDRLPPRAFERLARLQVLRLYENRLRQIPAGAFDGLPELQELGLHQNQLETLSAELFVHNRNLQKLYLSNNLLATLPSGVFLPLHALAKITLHVNRLRDISPSAFGPMPDLRELWLYENELSTLPDAVFSNLTQLQLLVLSKNRLRSVAPGAFRGLGELLELSLHSNALRRLDAQVLEGLPKLQNLSLHHNQLQVLPRGLFKATPGLRHLQLHANTLEYLPAGIFSPLAALREVKLHNNSWRCDEGIVSLQSWLEDNPQKVGETPPLCAQPPALRGTPITGLLQDQLFSPQSSTASPDPRTLLPHHPSEAALPEGAWTEPPVGLPVSPQEEKEEEEEEERGWWGMTRVQSGVVVAVVVLLCVALLVALVALVVYGCRKKSHVELMKMKAPNEA
- the LRRC15 gene encoding leucine-rich repeat-containing protein 15 isoform X1 produces the protein MGLGAVREIPAAPWLARGYSSSRKPHKTTHAAFPQLLRPEHLFLEAAGPELPRRGPMEWGGWWWSLLLLLGVQLADGQCPELCQCVRTAQVECTGASITAVPSPIPANAMTLQIINTRITELGDASFGNASLLIGLRIEKNNLTRISPRAFQHLPDLRYLSLASNKLQNLPVQVFQPLDKLESLLLSSNQIIQVEPAHFAHLSNLKELQLHGNNLQELKEGVFDQLTSLTKLNLARNNIDRLPPRAFERLARLQVLRLYENRLRQIPAGAFDGLPELQELGLHQNQLETLSAELFVHNRNLQKLYLSNNLLATLPSGVFLPLHALAKITLHVNRLRDISPSAFGPMPDLRELWLYENELSTLPDAVFSNLTQLQLLVLSKNRLRSVAPGAFRGLGELLELSLHSNALRRLDAQVLEGLPKLQNLSLHHNQLQVLPRGLFKATPGLRHLQLHANTLEYLPAGIFSPLAALREVKLHNNSWRCDEGIVSLQSWLEDNPQKVGETPPLCAQPPALRGTPITGLLQDQLFSPQSSTASPDPRTLLPHHPSEAALPEGAWTEPPVGLPVSPQEEKEEEEEEERGWWGMTRVQSGVVVAVVVLLCVALLVALVALVVYGCRKKSHVELMKMKAPNEA